A single Natrinema pellirubrum DSM 15624 DNA region contains:
- a CDS encoding SLC13 family permease, with amino-acid sequence MIPADLSTGALVVFGLIAVALVLFVTEAIPTDVTAIGIIVSLAALEPMTGVGPRAAISGFANTATVTIVAMYMLSAAIQGTGVVQRLGVYLATITNGSEKRALLATICTTGPLAGFINNTPIVAIFVPMITDLAEKTGISPSKLLLPLSYAAILGGTLTLIGTSTNLLASEFAVELLGREPIGMFEFSALGVVILLVGLAYLATVGRWLTPARIPVDADLVEEFELEDHLATVRVRADSAPVGRTVDDLEARADADVRVLQLRRAGDGSDGETASADRVLEYDGDREATLEAGPEASTPGQRSGDGRTQLEADAASIPADGESFVAAATDERIREGDLLTVHGSLQAINRFVEAQRVHQLARESVTEETFEEAPSEDVLAKAVVPESSAFAGERLGETALREFFGTTVLAVRRGGDLLRTDLADVRLAPGDLLLLQTSDDAIDHFTTSNDLLVVDDAVDRLADADLEDVAPLSPKTPIAIGIMAGVIGAAALGLLSIVIAAFAGVFLMVVSGCLSIDDAYDAVSWNVVFLLAGVIPLGIALEATGGSAVIATGLVSAATYLPLVAVLLLFTVVTGLLANVITPVATVVLMIPIAVDAATSLGAAPFSFLLAVLFASATSFMTPVGYQTNLMVYGPGGYEFTDFLRVGGPLQLLLAVVTTVGITLIWGL; translated from the coding sequence GTGATCCCCGCGGACCTCTCGACCGGTGCGCTGGTCGTCTTCGGCCTCATCGCCGTCGCGCTCGTCCTGTTCGTGACCGAGGCGATCCCCACCGACGTGACCGCGATCGGGATCATCGTCTCGCTGGCGGCCCTCGAGCCGATGACCGGCGTCGGTCCCAGAGCGGCCATCTCCGGGTTCGCCAACACCGCGACGGTGACGATCGTCGCCATGTACATGCTCAGTGCGGCGATTCAGGGAACGGGCGTGGTCCAACGTCTCGGCGTCTATCTCGCGACGATCACGAACGGCAGCGAGAAGCGGGCACTGCTGGCGACGATCTGTACGACCGGTCCGCTCGCGGGCTTTATCAACAACACGCCGATCGTGGCGATCTTCGTCCCGATGATCACCGACCTCGCGGAGAAGACCGGGATCTCCCCGTCGAAGCTCCTCCTGCCGCTGTCGTACGCGGCGATTCTGGGCGGCACGCTGACGCTGATCGGCACGTCGACGAACCTGCTGGCCAGCGAGTTCGCCGTCGAACTGCTCGGCCGCGAGCCGATCGGCATGTTCGAGTTCTCCGCGCTCGGCGTCGTGATTCTACTGGTCGGGCTCGCATACCTCGCGACCGTCGGTCGGTGGCTGACGCCCGCACGGATCCCGGTCGACGCCGACCTCGTCGAGGAGTTCGAACTCGAGGACCACCTCGCGACGGTCCGGGTGCGGGCCGATTCGGCACCGGTCGGGCGGACGGTCGACGACCTCGAGGCACGCGCGGACGCGGACGTCCGCGTTCTCCAGCTCCGCCGGGCGGGCGACGGGAGTGACGGCGAAACCGCGTCGGCGGACCGCGTCCTCGAGTACGACGGCGATCGGGAGGCGACCCTCGAGGCGGGACCCGAGGCGTCGACCCCCGGCCAGCGCTCCGGCGACGGCCGGACGCAACTCGAGGCGGACGCGGCGTCGATCCCCGCTGATGGCGAGTCGTTCGTCGCGGCCGCGACCGACGAGCGGATCCGCGAGGGAGACCTGCTCACGGTCCACGGGAGCCTGCAGGCGATCAACCGATTCGTCGAGGCCCAGCGGGTACACCAGCTGGCCCGGGAGTCGGTGACCGAGGAGACGTTCGAGGAGGCCCCGAGCGAGGACGTCCTCGCGAAGGCCGTCGTTCCCGAGTCGTCGGCGTTCGCCGGCGAGCGCCTCGGCGAGACGGCCCTCCGGGAGTTCTTCGGGACGACCGTGCTGGCGGTCCGCCGGGGCGGCGACCTCCTCCGAACGGACCTCGCGGACGTCCGACTCGCCCCCGGCGACCTCCTCCTGCTCCAGACTTCCGACGACGCGATCGACCACTTCACCACGTCGAACGACCTGCTCGTCGTCGACGACGCCGTCGATCGGCTGGCGGACGCCGACCTCGAGGACGTCGCGCCGCTGTCGCCGAAAACGCCGATCGCGATCGGGATCATGGCCGGCGTTATCGGCGCGGCCGCGCTGGGGCTGCTCTCGATCGTGATCGCGGCCTTCGCCGGCGTCTTCCTGATGGTCGTCAGCGGCTGTCTCTCGATCGATGACGCCTACGACGCCGTCTCGTGGAACGTCGTCTTCCTGCTGGCGGGGGTCATCCCGCTGGGGATCGCCCTCGAGGCCACCGGCGGTTCGGCGGTCATCGCGACCGGGTTGGTATCGGCGGCCACCTACCTGCCGCTCGTGGCGGTATTGCTGCTGTTTACCGTCGTCACGGGGCTGCTCGCGAACGTCATCACGCCCGTCGCGACGGTCGTGCTGATGATCCCGATCGCGGTCGACGCGGCGACGAGTCTCGGCGCTGCGCCGTTTTCGTTTCTTCTCGCAGTGCTGTTTGCCTCCGCGACGTCGTTCATGACGCCGGTCGGCTACCAGACGAACCTGATGGTCTACGGGCCCGGCGGCTACGAGTTCACCGACTTCCTGCGTGTCGGCGGCCCGCTCCAGTTGTTGCTGGCGGTCGTCACGACCGTCGGTATTACGCTCATCTGGGGACTCTGA
- a CDS encoding geranylgeranyl reductase family protein gives MYDFVVVGVGPPGARFARRAAEEGYDVLALEQGTIGEPLACSGHVSTDVWEFTGEGAREDLFQNEIYGARFHVGGPGSDAYPFYKDTVASNVIDRVGLDRHLAELAREAGADVRENHTVTGVTERRDRVAIVASGPDGRLEVEAKMVAGCDGPRSRVRDELGLPQPGEFLHGVLAFSEEDDHQDFVDVHLTPPTFFAWRIPRGEAGVEYGLAAPPGVQVTKHFEELIDGYEIDVSHRCSGAIPVGPPDRVTSRRAFLIGDAAAQTKPFTGGGILYSMTSADHAAREIDPDRPTTLAAYERAWRDDLAREQRLGHWIRRAYSLPEPVQRLGLGALSGEIGVHMDRPTSLVSPTHLKAMLSRLRG, from the coding sequence ATGTACGATTTCGTCGTCGTCGGCGTCGGCCCGCCGGGGGCGCGGTTCGCCCGCCGGGCCGCCGAGGAAGGCTACGACGTCCTCGCCCTCGAGCAGGGGACGATCGGCGAGCCGCTCGCCTGCTCGGGCCACGTGAGTACGGATGTCTGGGAGTTCACCGGCGAGGGGGCCCGCGAGGACCTCTTTCAGAACGAGATCTACGGCGCGCGCTTTCACGTCGGCGGACCCGGCAGCGACGCCTACCCCTTCTACAAGGACACCGTCGCGTCGAACGTCATCGACCGTGTCGGACTCGACCGCCACCTCGCCGAGTTGGCCCGCGAGGCGGGCGCAGACGTCCGCGAGAACCACACCGTCACCGGCGTCACCGAACGCCGCGACCGGGTCGCGATCGTCGCCAGCGGCCCCGACGGCCGCCTCGAGGTCGAGGCGAAGATGGTCGCGGGCTGTGACGGGCCGCGCTCGCGGGTGCGGGACGAACTCGGCCTCCCACAGCCCGGTGAGTTCCTCCACGGCGTCCTCGCCTTTTCGGAGGAGGACGATCACCAGGACTTCGTCGACGTCCATCTCACGCCGCCGACGTTCTTCGCGTGGCGCATTCCCCGCGGCGAGGCCGGCGTCGAGTACGGGCTGGCCGCCCCGCCGGGCGTGCAGGTCACCAAGCACTTCGAAGAGCTGATCGACGGCTACGAGATCGACGTCTCCCATCGTTGTTCGGGCGCGATTCCGGTCGGGCCGCCCGATCGGGTGACGTCCCGACGGGCGTTCCTCATCGGGGATGCGGCCGCCCAGACCAAGCCCTTCACCGGCGGCGGCATCCTCTATAGCATGACCAGCGCCGATCACGCCGCCCGCGAGATCGACCCCGACCGGCCGACCACGCTGGCGGCCTACGAACGGGCCTGGCGCGACGACTTGGCGCGCGAACAGCGACTCGGGCACTGGATCCGACGCGCATACTCGCTGCCCGAACCCGTCCAGCGGCTGGGACTGGGCGCGCTGTCGGGCGAGATCGGCGTCCACATGGACCGGCCGACCTCGCTGGTGTCGCCGACTCACCTGAAAGCGATGCTCTCGCGGCTGCGCGGGTAG
- a CDS encoding MATE family efflux transporter, translating into MTGQQWRAAAIEVVAGLLERAGIIDGERFRPTMELAWPRIVTGFAIMSKQTADLAMVGAAVGTAGTAGLAFALGYWQIVTLLGLGVAGGTVTLVSQNYGGEATDRASVAVNQSVVLATALATPIAVLFLAVPGPLIALLGSGPDALVHGRIYLVYVAPAVVFELLNLIASRTYTGVGDTFTEMVARAGGAVLNVVLSGLLIFGFGLGAAGAAIGTTLASGFVTVVLTWGMLGRSYGRLGMEPSPVPITRSGPWFEPTLLRQLIEISLPEIGRRLAQGAVVFPLLWIAASFGPVVVTALEVGRRVRALINSVNWGLSLAASSLVGQHLGAGEEAEAGAYGAAIIRLSTVIYAVAGALVVVFARPIAGLFVSDPAAVTQAAVFVAVGAVSSVGYGLDGAAAGALLGAGDTRWPFVASLLGRYAFALPAAALGLVTPLAVGGLYLALFLETSVPGGINYWLFRSGRWKAVSRRYRPSSEPG; encoded by the coding sequence ATGACGGGCCAGCAGTGGCGGGCGGCCGCGATCGAGGTCGTCGCCGGACTCTTGGAGCGAGCCGGTATCATCGACGGGGAGCGGTTTCGCCCGACGATGGAGTTGGCCTGGCCGCGGATCGTCACCGGCTTCGCGATCATGTCCAAGCAGACGGCCGACCTCGCGATGGTCGGGGCCGCCGTCGGGACGGCCGGCACGGCGGGGCTGGCCTTCGCGCTCGGCTACTGGCAGATCGTCACGCTGCTGGGACTCGGGGTCGCGGGCGGGACCGTCACGCTCGTCTCGCAGAACTACGGCGGCGAGGCGACCGACCGCGCGTCGGTGGCGGTCAACCAGAGCGTCGTCCTCGCGACCGCGCTGGCGACCCCGATCGCGGTCCTGTTCCTCGCCGTCCCCGGCCCCCTAATCGCCCTGCTCGGCTCCGGGCCGGACGCGCTCGTCCACGGGCGGATCTACCTCGTCTACGTCGCGCCCGCGGTGGTCTTCGAACTGCTGAACCTGATCGCCAGCCGGACCTATACCGGCGTCGGCGACACGTTCACCGAGATGGTCGCCCGTGCCGGCGGCGCGGTCCTCAACGTCGTCCTCAGTGGGCTGTTGATCTTCGGCTTCGGCCTCGGTGCCGCGGGCGCGGCCATCGGGACGACCCTCGCCAGCGGGTTCGTGACGGTCGTCCTCACGTGGGGGATGCTCGGGCGCTCCTACGGCCGGCTCGGGATGGAGCCAAGCCCCGTCCCGATCACCCGATCCGGGCCGTGGTTCGAGCCGACGCTGTTGCGCCAACTGATCGAGATTTCCCTGCCGGAGATCGGCCGCCGACTCGCGCAGGGGGCGGTCGTCTTCCCGCTGTTGTGGATCGCCGCCTCCTTCGGCCCGGTCGTCGTGACGGCGCTCGAGGTCGGCCGGCGGGTGCGGGCCCTGATCAACAGCGTCAACTGGGGGCTGTCGCTGGCCGCGAGTTCGCTCGTCGGCCAACACCTCGGTGCGGGCGAGGAAGCGGAGGCGGGGGCCTATGGCGCGGCGATCATCCGGCTCTCGACGGTGATCTACGCCGTCGCGGGGGCGCTGGTCGTGGTCTTCGCGCGGCCGATCGCGGGGCTGTTCGTGAGCGATCCCGCAGCAGTCACCCAGGCCGCGGTCTTCGTCGCCGTCGGCGCGGTCAGTTCGGTCGGCTACGGGCTCGACGGAGCGGCTGCCGGGGCCTTGCTCGGTGCCGGCGACACCCGCTGGCCGTTCGTCGCCTCGCTGCTTGGCCGGTACGCCTTCGCGCTCCCCGCGGCCGCGCTCGGACTCGTCACGCCGCTTGCCGTCGGCGGGCTCTACCTCGCACTCTTCCTCGAGACGAGCGTCCCCGGCGGAATCAACTACTGGCTGTTCCGTAGCGGGCGCTGGAAGGCGGTGAGCCGGCGGTACCGGCCGTCGTCGGAGCCCGGCTGA
- a CDS encoding TIGR00341 family protein, which produces MRYLEITVPEGKRRAVLDVLEDEGFDYVVSDETSGRGEAAVVRFPVPTQAVEPLLDRLERAGIGDEVSVVVINAETVVSEEFATLRERYSRGGQTGSRTSRQVLRTKADELTPPFAIYTVMLLISAVVATAGLLADSPAVVIGAMVIAPLLGPALAANVGIVTGDGRLKRTGFTYQIAGVTMVVVASIALAMLARLAGLEPAGVDIVVATELEERVAPNLFSLAVALGAGIAGILSLTRGFSEAIVGVMIAAALIPPSAAVGITVAWGMSGAATGAAALVVVNLLSINLAALATLWIAGYRPQGLFEVSPTRTPTYTYAVIFGVGLLVLAAPLASVTLLDFHTTELESAAEDEVDAVLAQPRYDGLESDDVVVELDGDYPIQSVDRVVVTVSEREPGPESGLADRLYEAIRPHSDGSLVVEVQYVVAEERGEDGNGDGDGDGDTALRTANDR; this is translated from the coding sequence ATGCGCTATCTCGAGATCACGGTCCCCGAGGGGAAGCGACGGGCCGTTCTCGACGTCCTCGAGGACGAGGGGTTCGACTACGTCGTCAGCGACGAGACCAGCGGCCGAGGGGAGGCGGCCGTCGTTCGGTTTCCGGTCCCGACCCAGGCCGTCGAACCGCTGCTCGATCGGCTCGAGCGGGCCGGCATCGGCGACGAGGTCAGCGTCGTCGTGATCAACGCCGAAACGGTCGTCTCCGAGGAGTTCGCGACGCTTCGCGAGCGATACAGCCGCGGCGGTCAGACGGGCTCGCGTACCTCGCGGCAGGTACTCCGGACGAAGGCGGACGAACTCACGCCGCCCTTCGCGATCTATACGGTCATGCTACTGATCAGCGCGGTCGTCGCCACCGCGGGGCTGCTGGCCGATTCGCCGGCGGTCGTGATCGGGGCGATGGTCATCGCGCCGCTTCTGGGGCCCGCGCTGGCCGCCAACGTCGGCATCGTGACCGGCGACGGCCGGCTCAAACGGACTGGCTTCACCTATCAGATCGCCGGCGTAACGATGGTCGTCGTCGCCTCGATCGCCCTCGCGATGCTGGCTCGGCTGGCTGGCCTCGAGCCCGCCGGGGTCGACATCGTCGTCGCCACCGAACTCGAGGAGCGGGTCGCACCGAACCTGTTCTCGCTGGCGGTCGCGCTGGGAGCGGGGATCGCCGGCATCCTGAGTCTCACGCGGGGCTTTTCGGAGGCCATCGTCGGCGTGATGATCGCCGCGGCGCTGATCCCGCCGTCGGCCGCGGTCGGGATCACGGTTGCCTGGGGGATGTCCGGCGCGGCGACCGGAGCCGCCGCCCTCGTGGTCGTCAACCTCCTGTCGATCAATCTCGCCGCGCTGGCGACGCTGTGGATCGCCGGCTACCGTCCGCAGGGACTGTTCGAAGTGTCGCCGACGCGGACACCGACCTACACGTATGCAGTGATCTTCGGGGTCGGACTGTTGGTACTCGCCGCGCCGCTGGCAAGCGTCACGCTGCTTGACTTTCACACGACGGAACTTGAGTCCGCTGCCGAGGACGAGGTCGACGCCGTCCTCGCACAGCCCCGCTACGACGGGCTCGAGAGCGACGATGTCGTAGTCGAACTCGACGGTGACTACCCGATTCAGTCGGTCGACCGGGTCGTCGTGACGGTCTCCGAGCGCGAACCCGGCCCGGAATCGGGCCTCGCCGATCGACTCTACGAGGCGATCAGGCCCCACAGCGATGGGTCGCTGGTCGTCGAAGTCCAGTACGTCGTCGCCGAGGAGCGGGGTGAGGATGGAAACGGGGACGGGGACGGGGACGGGGACACGGCGTTGCGGACCGCGAACGATCGCTGA
- a CDS encoding helix-turn-helix domain-containing protein, which translates to MSTIADLRLPAAETALATAFERAPAATFELESSVSKTRPSLWVADVDRETVDAAFDADPSVAAAELLVETDSRLLYDVTFADDAGTTRLWEDLLVDGGSLLEARASDGWWQVTVRYRDRETLCEAYERLLDRGINVELRRVTDVTDTGGHATRLTPEQQEALEAALEYGYFEIPRGVSMEELADELGISHQALSERFRRAYETLVDAELQPAGEGSRFD; encoded by the coding sequence ATGTCGACGATAGCCGATCTCCGGCTGCCGGCCGCGGAAACGGCGCTTGCCACCGCCTTCGAGCGCGCGCCGGCGGCCACGTTCGAACTCGAGTCCTCGGTATCGAAGACCCGCCCCTCGCTGTGGGTGGCCGACGTGGATCGCGAGACGGTCGACGCCGCCTTCGACGCGGACCCGTCGGTCGCGGCCGCCGAACTGCTCGTCGAAACCGATTCCCGGCTCCTGTACGACGTGACGTTCGCCGACGACGCGGGGACGACCCGCCTCTGGGAGGATCTGCTAGTGGATGGCGGTTCCCTGCTCGAGGCCCGGGCCAGCGACGGCTGGTGGCAGGTGACGGTCCGCTACCGGGACCGCGAGACGCTCTGTGAGGCCTACGAGCGGCTGCTCGATCGGGGAATCAACGTCGAACTCCGGCGCGTGACCGACGTGACCGATACCGGCGGCCACGCGACGCGACTCACGCCCGAACAACAGGAGGCCTTAGAGGCCGCGCTCGAGTACGGCTACTTCGAGATCCCGCGCGGGGTGTCGATGGAGGAGTTGGCCGACGAGCTAGGGATCTCGCATCAGGCGCTCTCCGAGCGGTTCCGCCGGGCCTACGAGACGCTGGTCGACGCCGAACTCCAGCCGGCCGGCGAGGGGTCGCGGTTCGATTGA
- a CDS encoding 4a-hydroxytetrahydrobiopterin dehydratase, which produces MADLLSDDEIEAELPDGWDREGDEIVRIYEFDDYLRGVNFAQMVGEIAEAQFHHPEIIIRYAELEIRLTSHEEGGITGDDIEMAELIEAERGD; this is translated from the coding sequence ATGGCTGATCTGCTTTCCGACGACGAGATCGAGGCGGAACTCCCCGACGGCTGGGACCGCGAGGGGGACGAGATCGTTCGGATCTACGAGTTCGACGACTACCTCCGCGGGGTCAACTTCGCCCAGATGGTCGGTGAGATCGCCGAGGCCCAGTTCCACCACCCCGAAATCATCATCCGCTACGCCGAACTCGAGATCCGATTGACCTCCCACGAGGAAGGCGGCATCACCGGGGACGACATCGAGATGGCGGAACTGATTGAGGCCGAACGCGGGGACTGA
- the lwrS gene encoding LWR-salt protein: protein MDARYVFRVRVRIEPARAAVSLEPDSAETTVTLYRDAPKPGTEGWLFFRNTLWRGAVGDDDYARRLAAEWLGVPERTVDAVDFRELQTDEAYLDALKEAIAADLEAFKADDVDDALSKYLGSSIRVTDGD from the coding sequence GTGGACGCCCGCTACGTCTTCCGCGTTCGCGTCCGCATAGAGCCCGCTCGGGCGGCCGTCTCGCTCGAGCCCGACAGCGCCGAGACGACGGTGACGCTCTATCGGGATGCACCCAAACCGGGGACGGAGGGGTGGCTGTTCTTCCGGAACACGCTCTGGCGCGGCGCGGTCGGCGACGACGACTACGCCCGCCGGCTCGCCGCGGAGTGGCTGGGCGTTCCCGAACGGACCGTCGACGCCGTCGACTTCCGCGAACTCCAGACCGACGAGGCGTACCTCGACGCGCTAAAGGAAGCGATCGCGGCCGATCTCGAGGCGTTCAAGGCCGACGACGTCGACGACGCGCTCTCGAAGTATCTGGGCTCGAGCATCCGCGTGACCGATGGCGACTGA
- a CDS encoding HTH domain-containing protein, with product MSDREPAVSLIADPDTGGAIGIDCYVRSSVPAAVSERIAAVTERLRTLRDRGYLDELRIDQWPSQHATGPMRTRDELVAEFERWADRHDYCLEPGFRRRTVPRSPFGVDVESHERVRVPLVALALYEYAGDGETLRAVLPCTELSYTGDERTYTVDEWLTAVETRAFDEPVRASRIDGPSPLEGQQ from the coding sequence ATGTCCGACCGTGAGCCCGCCGTGTCACTGATCGCCGACCCCGATACGGGCGGAGCGATCGGGATCGACTGTTACGTCCGCTCGAGCGTCCCGGCCGCCGTCTCCGAACGGATCGCTGCGGTCACCGAGCGGCTTCGGACGCTTCGCGATCGGGGCTACCTCGACGAGTTGCGAATCGACCAGTGGCCGTCCCAGCACGCGACGGGACCGATGCGGACCCGCGACGAACTCGTCGCCGAGTTCGAACGCTGGGCGGACCGACACGACTACTGCCTCGAGCCGGGGTTTCGCCGCCGAACGGTCCCACGCTCGCCGTTCGGCGTCGACGTCGAATCGCACGAACGGGTCCGCGTCCCGCTGGTGGCGCTGGCGCTCTACGAGTACGCGGGCGACGGCGAGACGCTGCGGGCCGTCCTCCCGTGTACGGAACTCTCCTACACCGGCGACGAACGGACCTACACCGTCGACGAGTGGCTCACCGCGGTCGAGACGCGGGCGTTCGACGAACCGGTGCGTGCGTCTCGGATCGACGGTCCGTCTCCGCTTGAAGGGCAACAGTAA
- a CDS encoding VOC family protein: MDAVDHINVDVDALEPCYEFYRETLGLEVVRPPDDFQGDHAMFRAGETVVTLAATGRAENWDQTGLDHPLDKAHLAFETDRADYDALLDRLEGQFPNQGPYDWGEFEGFYFLDPDGNLLEVITYEPPAGERTRPLLTHDDVA; the protein is encoded by the coding sequence ATGGACGCCGTCGATCACATCAACGTCGACGTCGACGCGCTCGAGCCCTGCTACGAGTTCTACCGGGAGACGCTCGGCCTGGAGGTAGTCAGACCGCCCGACGACTTTCAGGGCGATCACGCGATGTTCCGGGCCGGCGAGACGGTCGTCACGCTGGCCGCAACCGGCCGTGCCGAGAACTGGGATCAGACGGGCCTCGATCACCCCCTCGACAAGGCCCATCTGGCGTTCGAGACCGACCGCGCGGACTACGACGCGTTGCTGGACCGACTCGAGGGCCAGTTCCCGAACCAGGGACCCTACGACTGGGGCGAGTTCGAGGGGTTCTATTTCCTCGATCCCGACGGGAACCTGCTCGAGGTCATCACCTACGAGCCGCCCGCGGGCGAGCGAACACGACCGCTGTTGACCCACGACGACGTGGCGTAG
- a CDS encoding cupin domain-containing protein, producing the protein MERVSTTDAASEEVADGVSLADLQAGERASMVYWRIEPGATLPSHTHANEQIGFVLEGELVAVVDGEEYPLRAGDAYLFHPHERHGAENRTDEAAVGIGVLAPPREEPAWRRTPSRSRVEPES; encoded by the coding sequence ATGGAACGAGTTTCGACGACCGACGCGGCGTCCGAGGAGGTCGCCGACGGGGTGTCGCTGGCGGATCTCCAGGCGGGCGAACGGGCGAGCATGGTCTACTGGCGGATCGAACCGGGGGCGACGCTGCCCTCGCACACGCACGCGAACGAACAGATCGGGTTCGTCCTCGAGGGGGAACTCGTCGCCGTCGTCGACGGCGAGGAGTACCCGCTCCGGGCCGGCGACGCGTACCTGTTCCACCCCCACGAGCGCCACGGTGCGGAGAACCGAACCGACGAGGCGGCCGTCGGCATCGGCGTCCTCGCGCCGCCCCGAGAGGAGCCAGCGTGGCGACGAACCCCGTCGCGATCGCGGGTCGAACCGGAGTCGTAG
- a CDS encoding ABC transporter substrate-binding protein: MLAQKSVRLFHLPFSFMLPQKVAAEAGYFREEGLAVELVERDRRDVSVKYIPAEETLTGAYDVDLYPICKWESIRRTWEMDDGRIVANGTFANLPYTVVTRPDSDIESPADLANVPVGVNLRTGQEYTARKALEDHLEPDEIDLVGCGMPTDRLQALYEGRVDAVTLIDPHTTLADHLGFQRLLEYDNHMGIVGDESIDRDVLEAFLRAYGRAVEDVNARPEAYRETYLELLAADAAVAPDLFDDVDMDAVREDLTVPRYEVPDPVDPDELDGHLEWMRARGLIDEEATIDDIVASL; encoded by the coding sequence ATGCTAGCACAGAAATCGGTCCGACTGTTCCACCTCCCGTTCTCGTTCATGCTCCCACAGAAGGTAGCCGCCGAGGCGGGATACTTCCGCGAGGAGGGGCTCGCGGTCGAATTGGTCGAACGGGACCGGCGCGACGTCTCCGTCAAGTACATCCCCGCCGAGGAGACGCTGACCGGGGCGTACGACGTGGATCTCTACCCCATCTGTAAGTGGGAGAGCATCCGCCGGACGTGGGAGATGGACGACGGCCGAATCGTCGCCAACGGAACGTTCGCGAACCTTCCCTACACCGTCGTGACCCGTCCCGACTCCGATATCGAGTCCCCGGCCGACCTCGCGAACGTCCCGGTCGGCGTCAACCTGCGAACGGGGCAAGAGTACACCGCACGGAAGGCCCTCGAGGACCACCTCGAGCCCGACGAGATCGACCTCGTCGGCTGCGGAATGCCGACCGACCGGCTACAGGCGCTTTACGAGGGACGGGTCGACGCCGTGACACTCATCGACCCACACACCACCCTCGCCGACCACCTCGGCTTCCAGCGGCTGCTCGAGTACGACAACCACATGGGAATCGTCGGCGACGAGAGCATCGATCGGGACGTCCTCGAGGCGTTCCTCCGGGCCTACGGCCGCGCGGTCGAGGACGTCAACGCGCGCCCGGAGGCCTACCGCGAGACCTACCTCGAGTTGCTCGCGGCCGACGCCGCGGTCGCGCCCGACCTGTTCGACGATGTGGACATGGACGCGGTTCGCGAGGATCTCACCGTCCCACGCTACGAAGTACCCGACCCGGTCGACCCCGACGAACTCGACGGTCACCTCGAGTGGATGCGAGCGCGCGGCCTGATCGACGAGGAGGCGACGATCGACGACATCGTCGCGTCGCTGTGA
- a CDS encoding ABC transporter substrate-binding protein, which yields MTDIDISTQQAAIDEYQGDPGDRPVLRARFEHNGSPRYLLYTIKRFGYDHDHGFHLDLQLVSDELDEGRETVEAKLQEGDADLIDIDYVSTARERTAGAPIVAFHPYGRTVGGLVVPEDSPIDGLDALSGHRIGVVRRLDKNWILVRAACREFHGFDPDETATPVEAGSKVELTRLLEDGEVDGVLQFWQIIPEIVETGPYREVLPMSRVVDRLADADAGGEDRPIPVSTFLTSEDYLAAHPDAVRGFQGAYRDAVDRLQRDDDLWDEIGERLMYEDDPAVVRAVRDRWREMVVRDWDEGTVDGMERLFDRLKGVAGADALGVAELPDGLFRLDLEVEA from the coding sequence ATGACCGACATCGACATCAGTACCCAACAGGCGGCAATCGACGAGTATCAGGGCGACCCCGGCGACCGACCCGTTCTGCGGGCCCGGTTCGAACACAACGGTAGCCCGCGGTACCTGCTCTATACGATCAAGCGGTTCGGCTACGATCACGACCATGGGTTCCACCTCGACCTGCAACTGGTCTCGGACGAACTGGACGAGGGCCGCGAGACCGTCGAGGCGAAACTGCAGGAGGGCGACGCCGACCTGATCGATATCGACTACGTCTCGACGGCGCGGGAGCGCACCGCGGGCGCGCCGATCGTCGCCTTCCATCCCTACGGCCGGACGGTCGGCGGCCTCGTCGTCCCCGAGGACTCCCCGATCGACGGGCTCGATGCCCTCTCGGGCCACCGGATCGGCGTCGTCAGACGCCTCGACAAGAACTGGATCCTCGTCCGGGCGGCCTGCCGCGAGTTCCACGGCTTCGATCCCGACGAGACGGCCACCCCGGTCGAGGCCGGCTCGAAGGTCGAACTCACCCGGCTGCTCGAGGACGGCGAGGTCGACGGCGTCCTCCAGTTCTGGCAGATAATTCCCGAAATCGTCGAAACCGGGCCGTATCGCGAGGTCCTCCCGATGTCGCGGGTGGTCGACCGGCTCGCGGACGCCGATGCCGGCGGTGAGGATCGACCGATTCCCGTCTCGACGTTCCTGACGAGCGAGGACTACCTCGCGGCTCACCCCGATGCAGTTCGTGGGTTCCAAGGCGCGTATCGCGACGCGGTCGACCGGTTGCAACGCGACGACGACCTTTGGGACGAGATCGGCGAGCGGCTCATGTACGAGGACGATCCCGCCGTCGTCCGAGCCGTGCGGGACCGGTGGCGCGAGATGGTCGTCCGCGACTGGGACGAGGGCACCGTCGACGGGATGGAACGGCTGTTCGACCGACTGAAAGGAGTCGCCGGCGCGGACGCCCTCGGCGTCGCGGAACTCCCCGACGGGCTGTTCCGGCTCGACCTCGAGGTGGAAGCATGA